The Nodularia sp. LEGE 06071 genome has a segment encoding these proteins:
- a CDS encoding COP23 domain-containing protein, with translation MFSQPLKLVFLSSIGLSLCLGNSVAFAQFNDSTSGDVVVPTIPSGGTSTPTGIPTGTPTTTPNVTSGTRFTCQFYNGQYTVMYQPQNIPGQFFPWAAPATLGGGWSPEKRCAAIASRLELYRPDGLQELQTAVENNENIVCVTTETNPFCRIVLTVPRGQDPFVVRNSVFQNLMTADSGQQTLAVNTYGDSSGGGVNGLYNLGRSLLGGGNNRANASRSGINLKPYLAPQDGGTLRQNGAASNSQPQPQSPNRLNPGNFR, from the coding sequence ATGTTTTCACAACCTTTAAAATTGGTATTTTTGAGTAGTATTGGCTTATCTTTATGCCTGGGTAATTCTGTAGCATTTGCTCAATTTAATGATTCTACTTCCGGTGATGTTGTTGTCCCAACAATACCTTCAGGCGGGACATCAACGCCCACAGGCATACCAACAGGCACACCCACAACTACACCAAATGTAACTAGTGGGACTCGGTTCACCTGTCAATTTTACAATGGACAGTACACGGTCATGTATCAGCCACAAAATATTCCAGGGCAATTCTTTCCTTGGGCAGCACCGGCGACTTTGGGTGGTGGTTGGAGTCCAGAAAAACGCTGTGCAGCGATCGCCAGTCGTTTAGAATTATATCGCCCCGATGGTTTACAAGAACTTCAGACAGCTGTAGAAAATAATGAAAATATTGTCTGTGTGACTACAGAGACTAATCCTTTTTGCCGCATTGTGCTGACAGTACCCCGTGGACAAGATCCCTTTGTGGTACGCAATAGCGTTTTCCAAAACTTGATGACTGCTGATAGTGGACAACAAACGTTAGCTGTCAACACTTATGGCGATTCCAGTGGGGGAGGAGTGAATGGATTATACAACTTAGGCCGCTCACTTCTTGGTGGTGGTAACAATCGGGCGAATGCATCTAGAAGTGGGATCAATTTGAAACCTTACCTCGCGCCTCAAGATGGCGGGACTCTGCGACAAAATGGCGCAGCAAGTAATTCTCAGCCTCAACCTCAAAGCCCTAATCGGTTGAATCCTGGTAATTTTCGTTGA
- a CDS encoding alpha/beta hydrolase: MDKQRLKKVLIGDLSWKRLLKSLIFIYLFFAGYVYFRADRMIFLPQPSSYQDTEEILKLKSQGETKISAVHLVNPTANYTILYAHGNAEDLGDIKQLLEKLRDFGFNVLAYDYRGYGTSAGIPTEKNAYHDIDAAYNYLVQDLKILPQNIIVFGRSVGGGSAVDLAVRQPVGGLILESTFTSAFQVIIPAKILPFDKFNNIDKIQQVTCPVLIMHGKADETIPLAHAKKLYAAAPSPKLALWVEDATHNDFFWVAGERYENILREFTKILKKNERSPLFTHKLVGRGMINENYQDSTD, encoded by the coding sequence ATGGATAAACAGCGTCTCAAAAAAGTTTTAATTGGTGATTTATCCTGGAAAAGATTGTTAAAATCTTTAATTTTTATATATTTATTTTTTGCTGGATATGTTTATTTTCGTGCAGATAGGATGATTTTCTTACCTCAACCATCTAGCTATCAAGATACTGAAGAAATATTAAAGTTAAAGAGTCAGGGCGAAACGAAAATTTCAGCAGTGCATTTAGTGAATCCTACAGCTAATTATACAATTCTTTATGCTCATGGTAATGCTGAAGATTTAGGCGACATTAAACAACTTCTAGAAAAATTGCGTGATTTTGGTTTCAATGTCTTGGCTTATGATTATCGCGGTTATGGTACAAGCGCAGGTATACCCACGGAAAAGAACGCTTATCATGATATTGATGCTGCTTACAACTATTTAGTCCAAGATTTAAAGATACTCCCACAGAATATTATTGTTTTTGGACGTTCCGTGGGAGGGGGTTCAGCAGTAGATTTAGCGGTGCGCCAGCCTGTGGGGGGTTTAATTCTCGAAAGCACTTTTACTTCTGCTTTTCAAGTCATCATACCTGCGAAAATTTTGCCATTTGATAAGTTCAATAATATAGACAAAATCCAACAAGTCACTTGTCCAGTATTGATTATGCACGGTAAAGCTGATGAGACGATTCCTCTTGCTCATGCTAAAAAGTTATATGCTGCTGCACCGTCACCAAAGCTGGCATTATGGGTGGAAGATGCAACTCATAATGATTTTTTCTGGGTAGCTGGTGAAAGATATGAAAATATTTTGAGAGAGTTTACCAAGATTCTGAAGAAAAACGAGCGATCGCCATTATTCACTCATAAATTGGTTGGTAGGGGGATGATCAACGAAAATTACCAGGATTCAACCGATTAG